The Acidimicrobiia bacterium genome includes a window with the following:
- the rpmI gene encoding 50S ribosomal protein L35 — MPKQKTHKGAAKRMRVTGTGKIMHRKAWHGHNRHKKSGRRWRRVAGDAVLTGGDAKRSARLLGR; from the coding sequence GTGCCGAAGCAGAAGACGCACAAGGGTGCCGCCAAGCGAATGCGGGTGACCGGGACGGGGAAGATCATGCACCGCAAGGCATGGCACGGTCACAACCGCCACAAGAAGTCGGGGCGACGCTGGCGACGGGTAGCGGGCGACGCCGTCCTCACCGGGGGCGATGCCAAGCGGTCAGCCCGTCTGTTGGGCAGGTAG
- the rpe gene encoding ribulose-phosphate 3-epimerase yields MIKAARIAPSILAADFSRLGADVALVEDHVDLLHIDVMDGHFVPNISLGFPVIASLRPVTKLRFDCHMMTTNPDAYFEQLAEAGADIVTVHIEVFPEPTRAAAMARACGLEFGLVVNPPTPIESLDPFIELCDMILVMSVTPGFGGQSFMAEALPKIEHARKFVDSRGLATDIEVDGGIGPDNIGRARMAGADVFVAGSSIFGAPDPLAAVDAMRSTIKDSQTG; encoded by the coding sequence GTGATCAAGGCAGCCCGTATCGCCCCCTCGATCCTGGCGGCCGACTTCTCACGGCTCGGAGCGGACGTCGCCCTCGTCGAGGATCACGTCGACCTGCTCCACATCGACGTGATGGACGGCCATTTCGTGCCGAACATTTCCCTCGGGTTCCCGGTGATCGCGTCGCTCCGGCCGGTCACCAAGCTCCGCTTCGACTGCCACATGATGACGACGAACCCGGACGCCTACTTCGAGCAGCTCGCAGAGGCCGGGGCCGACATCGTCACGGTGCACATCGAGGTGTTCCCGGAGCCGACGCGAGCCGCCGCGATGGCGAGAGCGTGTGGGCTCGAATTCGGGCTCGTCGTCAACCCACCGACGCCGATCGAATCGCTCGATCCGTTCATCGAACTGTGTGACATGATCCTCGTGATGTCCGTCACCCCCGGCTTCGGAGGCCAGAGCTTCATGGCCGAAGCGCTGCCGAAGATCGAGCACGCTCGAAAGTTCGTTGACTCGCGGGGCCTCGCAACCGATATAGAGGTCGACGGTGGCATCGGACCGGACAACATCGGCCGCGCCAGGATGGCCGGGGCCGACGTGTTCGTCGCAGGCAGCTCGATCTTCGGGGCGCCCGATCCGCTGGCCGCCGTCGATGCGATGCGAAGCACGATCAAGGACAGTCAGACGGGATGA
- a CDS encoding riboflavin synthase: MFCGIVEELGVVDSLDVGDGITRIAVAAHKTMADLAVGDSVALNGVCLTAVEVGPHRFVVEAMHETLERTTLGGLGEGDPVDLERAVRAADRIDGHIVQGHVDGVGTVLSRRAEGDAERVRIGVDDGLDRYIVEKGSIAVDGVSLTVTGVSPPGTRPAWFEVALIPHTLTVTVLGAGRPIGSTVNLETDVLAKYVERLMETRS, translated from the coding sequence ATGTTCTGCGGCATCGTCGAAGAGCTGGGCGTCGTCGACTCGCTCGACGTCGGCGACGGCATCACTCGCATCGCGGTGGCGGCCCACAAGACGATGGCGGACCTCGCCGTCGGGGACAGCGTCGCCCTCAACGGTGTGTGCCTGACTGCGGTCGAGGTCGGCCCTCATCGATTCGTGGTCGAGGCGATGCACGAGACCTTGGAGCGCACCACTCTGGGAGGCCTCGGAGAGGGCGATCCCGTCGACCTCGAGCGGGCGGTTCGTGCCGCGGACAGGATCGACGGCCACATCGTGCAAGGCCACGTCGACGGCGTGGGCACCGTCTTGTCGCGGAGGGCGGAGGGAGACGCCGAGCGGGTGAGGATCGGCGTCGACGACGGTCTCGATCGGTACATCGTCGAGAAGGGCTCGATAGCCGTCGACGGCGTGAGTCTCACGGTCACCGGCGTCTCGCCGCCGGGCACCCGGCCGGCCTGGTTCGAGGTTGCGCTCATCCCGCACACGCTCACCGTCACGGTGCTCGGTGCCGGCAGGCCGATCGGGAGCACCGTGAACCTCGAGACGGACGTGCTCGCCAAGTACGTCGAGCGCCTCATGGAGACACGATCGTGA
- a CDS encoding bifunctional 3,4-dihydroxy-2-butanone-4-phosphate synthase/GTP cyclohydrolase II, with the protein MSLATVRDAIDAIAQGEFVLVVDDEHRENEGDLIVAAEKITEEQVAFMVRHTSGLICVPLTGERLDELRLPLMVSENTDSHKTAFTVSVDYVHGTTTGISAADRAATIRALADAKTTPADLARPGHVFPLRCRSHGVLVRPGHTEAAVDLARLAGLYPAGALCEVVNDDGTMARGDDLVAFALRHDIKLITIDALVAYRWQHEAVVTRQVETTLPTEHGVFKIVGYRSQIDGAEHVALVMGDIAGKSGVLTRIHSECFTGDTLGSMRCDCREQLRRALAAVAEAGEGVVVYNRGHEGRGIGLLAKLAAYRLQDQGQDTVEANESLGFAADQRHYGLAAQILADLKVSGVRLMTNNPGKIDAMRGFGVDVVARVPLWVAVTDRNAAYLGAKARKLGHLGPEPSDGN; encoded by the coding sequence GTGAGCCTTGCGACGGTCCGAGATGCCATCGACGCCATCGCCCAAGGGGAGTTCGTGCTGGTCGTCGACGACGAGCACCGCGAGAACGAGGGGGACCTCATCGTCGCCGCCGAGAAGATCACCGAGGAGCAGGTCGCCTTCATGGTTCGCCACACCAGCGGCTTGATCTGCGTCCCGCTGACCGGGGAGCGACTCGACGAGCTCAGGCTGCCGCTCATGGTCTCCGAGAACACCGACAGTCACAAGACGGCGTTCACCGTCTCCGTCGACTACGTCCACGGAACCACGACGGGGATCTCGGCCGCCGATCGCGCCGCCACCATCCGAGCTCTGGCAGACGCCAAGACGACGCCCGCCGACCTGGCGAGGCCGGGCCACGTGTTCCCTCTCAGGTGTCGGTCGCATGGAGTGTTGGTGAGGCCGGGCCACACCGAAGCGGCAGTCGACCTGGCGAGACTCGCAGGGCTCTATCCGGCGGGTGCCCTCTGCGAGGTGGTGAACGACGACGGCACGATGGCCCGCGGGGACGACCTCGTCGCCTTCGCCCTGCGCCACGACATCAAGCTGATCACCATCGACGCCCTGGTGGCGTACAGGTGGCAGCACGAGGCGGTCGTGACGCGCCAGGTCGAGACGACCCTGCCGACCGAGCATGGGGTGTTCAAGATCGTCGGCTACCGATCGCAGATCGACGGTGCCGAGCACGTCGCCCTCGTCATGGGCGACATCGCGGGCAAGTCAGGCGTCCTCACTCGGATCCATTCGGAGTGCTTCACGGGGGACACACTCGGCAGCATGCGCTGTGATTGCAGGGAGCAGCTCCGGCGAGCGCTCGCCGCGGTTGCCGAGGCCGGCGAAGGCGTCGTCGTCTACAACCGGGGACACGAGGGCAGGGGCATCGGCCTGCTCGCCAAGCTCGCTGCCTACCGGCTCCAGGATCAGGGACAGGACACCGTCGAAGCGAACGAGTCGCTCGGGTTCGCCGCCGATCAGCGCCACTACGGCCTGGCGGCTCAGATCCTCGCCGATCTGAAGGTTTCGGGCGTGCGGCTCATGACGAACAACCCCGGCAAGATCGATGCCATGCGCGGGTTCGGCGTCGACGTCGTCGCCCGGGTCCCTCTATGGGTCGCCGTCACCGACCGCAACGCCGCCTACCTCGGCGCCAAGGCACGCAAGCTCGGACACCTCGGTCCGGAGCCGAGCGATGGGAATTGA
- the ribD gene encoding bifunctional diaminohydroxyphosphoribosylaminopyrimidine deaminase/5-amino-6-(5-phosphoribosylamino)uracil reductase RibD, with protein sequence MRTAIAAATATRPHPNPRVGAVVVAPSGEVASVSAHSGPGRPHAEAAALSAAGELAGGGTLVVTLEPCNHHGRTPPCTEAIITSGIAVVVVAAVDPDDRVSGSGIERLRAAGVRVVTGVLAADAIAIDQAYHHHRTVGRPRFTLKLAVTLDGQVAAADRTSQWITSEEARLDVHGLRAATDAVLVGAGTLRSDDPRLDVRVAGYEGPQPRPVIAAGLRELPGGLAVYGRSPIVYAPRHHGEVPADIEQVVLWHPSGVDLGAMAKDLGERGLLDILVEGGPTLARAMLIDQLVDRIVVYVGALLAGGAGLAPFGGAFRTIADAKGLVITDVTRLGPDLRIDAELEAS encoded by the coding sequence ATGCGAACGGCCATCGCCGCGGCAACCGCGACGAGGCCGCATCCCAACCCGCGTGTCGGTGCGGTCGTCGTGGCGCCATCGGGTGAGGTTGCGTCGGTATCCGCCCACAGCGGCCCAGGTCGACCCCACGCCGAGGCGGCTGCCCTGTCGGCGGCGGGCGAGCTGGCGGGAGGGGGCACGCTGGTCGTCACCCTCGAGCCGTGCAACCACCACGGGCGCACACCACCGTGCACAGAGGCGATCATCACATCGGGGATCGCCGTCGTCGTCGTCGCAGCGGTCGACCCGGACGACCGGGTCTCAGGCTCCGGGATCGAGCGCCTGCGCGCCGCGGGCGTCCGGGTCGTGACCGGCGTGTTGGCGGCAGACGCCATCGCCATCGACCAGGCATACCATCACCACCGGACGGTCGGTCGGCCCAGGTTCACACTGAAGCTGGCGGTGACGCTCGACGGGCAGGTCGCCGCCGCCGATCGAACGTCGCAGTGGATCACCTCGGAGGAGGCGCGGCTCGACGTTCACGGGCTGCGGGCGGCCACCGACGCCGTCCTGGTCGGGGCGGGCACGCTGCGATCGGACGACCCGCGCCTCGATGTCCGTGTCGCAGGCTACGAAGGCCCACAGCCGCGCCCGGTGATCGCCGCCGGCCTCCGCGAGCTGCCGGGAGGCCTCGCCGTCTATGGGCGCTCGCCCATCGTGTACGCCCCCCGGCACCACGGAGAGGTACCGGCCGACATCGAGCAGGTCGTGCTGTGGCATCCGTCCGGCGTCGACCTGGGCGCCATGGCGAAAGACCTGGGCGAGCGCGGCCTCCTCGACATCCTGGTCGAGGGTGGCCCGACCCTGGCGAGAGCGATGCTCATCGATCAGCTCGTCGACAGGATCGTCGTGTATGTCGGGGCTCTCCTGGCCGGGGGAGCGGGCTTGGCTCCGTTCGGCGGGGCGTTCCGCACGATCGCCGACGCCAAGGGGCTCGTGATCACGGACGTCACTCGGCTCGGACCGGACCTGCGCATCGACGCCGAACTCGAGGCGAGCTGA
- the rplT gene encoding 50S ribosomal protein L20, with translation MARVKRAVNARKKRRKVMERASGYTGARSRRYRTAREQTLNSLQYAYRDRRARKGDFRRLWITRINAAARQHGTSYSRLMAGLKAADVEVDRKMLAEMAVNDPEAFAALVEVAGASG, from the coding sequence ATGGCACGGGTCAAGAGAGCCGTCAACGCCCGCAAGAAGCGCCGCAAGGTCATGGAGCGGGCGTCCGGTTACACCGGCGCCCGCAGCCGGCGCTACCGGACGGCACGCGAGCAGACGCTCAACTCGCTCCAATATGCGTATCGCGACCGGCGCGCCCGCAAGGGCGACTTCCGCCGCCTCTGGATCACGAGGATCAACGCGGCCGCCCGGCAGCACGGAACCTCGTACTCACGACTGATGGCCGGGCTCAAGGCTGCCGACGTCGAGGTCGACCGCAAGATGCTCGCCGAGATGGCGGTGAACGATCCGGAAGCCTTCGCGGCGCTCGTCGAGGTCGCAGGGGCGTCCGGCTGA
- the infC gene encoding translation initiation factor IF-3, translating to MRRGTRISGSFELPFSWAVDTFATTWRSHITSREPRVNDRIRAREVRLVDPEGGQIGIKSIEEARWLADQLELDLVEVAPDARPPVVRLMDYGKFKYEQSVRAREARKKQTRTIIKEVQFRPKIGDGDFEVKRKRVERFLGEGDKVKVTMRFRGREVTHPEIGHAILRRLAEGVESFGVIETPAAFEGRQITMVLAPVKRSKTEDDRDETEHEETIPAGLGDLAGVEAPADSAAPAEPSDAADSAESAESGDAAGSPSGDEED from the coding sequence GTGCGCCGAGGTACACGAATCTCAGGCAGCTTCGAGCTGCCTTTTTCGTGGGCGGTCGACACGTTCGCGACGACTTGGAGGTCACACATCACCAGCAGAGAACCGAGGGTCAACGACCGGATCCGCGCCAGGGAGGTGCGGCTCGTCGACCCTGAAGGTGGCCAGATCGGCATCAAGTCGATCGAAGAGGCGCGCTGGCTCGCCGACCAGCTCGAGCTGGATCTCGTTGAGGTGGCTCCGGACGCCAGACCACCCGTGGTCAGGCTCATGGACTACGGCAAGTTCAAGTACGAGCAATCGGTTCGGGCCAGAGAGGCTCGCAAGAAGCAGACCAGGACGATCATCAAGGAAGTCCAGTTCCGTCCGAAGATCGGAGACGGGGACTTCGAGGTGAAGCGGAAGCGGGTCGAGCGGTTCCTCGGAGAGGGCGACAAGGTCAAGGTCACCATGCGGTTCCGGGGCAGAGAGGTCACCCACCCCGAGATCGGTCACGCCATCCTTCGCCGGCTGGCGGAGGGTGTCGAGAGCTTCGGCGTGATCGAGACTCCCGCCGCCTTCGAAGGCAGGCAGATCACCATGGTTCTCGCTCCTGTGAAACGATCGAAGACGGAAGACGACCGAGACGAGACAGAGCATGAGGAGACGATCCCAGCCGGTTTGGGCGACCTCGCGGGTGTCGAGGCACCTGCCGATTCGGCCGCCCCGGCGGAGCCGAGCGACGCGGCCGATTCGGCCGAATCAGCGGAATCGGGTGACGCCGCCGGCTCGCCGAGCGGGGACGAAGAAGACTGA
- the ribH gene encoding 6,7-dimethyl-8-ribityllumazine synthase: MGIDGPAGGEVDAGGLRIAIAQSTFNRTVTDGLRDGALAALEEAGATDVTVVEVPGAFELPLAAQRLAQAGYDAVVALGAVVMGDTDHYEHVAHRASEGLQRVMLDTGVPIAFGILTVREAHQAATRSAPGRGNKGAEAAMAAVETVRALRRIAP; the protein is encoded by the coding sequence ATGGGAATTGACGGGCCGGCCGGCGGTGAGGTCGATGCCGGAGGGCTGAGGATCGCGATCGCCCAGTCGACGTTCAACAGGACGGTGACGGACGGGCTGCGTGACGGAGCGCTGGCAGCCCTCGAAGAGGCCGGCGCAACCGACGTGACCGTCGTCGAGGTGCCGGGCGCTTTCGAGCTGCCACTGGCGGCGCAGCGGTTGGCGCAGGCGGGCTATGACGCCGTCGTGGCGCTCGGGGCGGTCGTCATGGGCGACACCGACCACTACGAGCACGTCGCCCACCGGGCGTCGGAAGGGCTCCAGCGGGTGATGCTCGACACCGGGGTTCCGATCGCGTTCGGGATCCTCACGGTTCGCGAGGCTCACCAGGCTGCGACCCGCAGCGCCCCAGGGCGCGGCAACAAAGGAGCCGAGGCGGCGATGGCAGCCGTCGAGACCGTGCGGGCGCTCCGGAGGATTGCGCCGTGA
- a CDS encoding response regulator, with protein MKERVLVVDDDPDIVQFVRMNLELEGFEAETAENGRVALEMAKARPPDLILLDVMMPEMDGLTVLRRLRNSPATANVPVIVLTAKALAEDRVRGLDLGADDYITKPFDLEELLARVRTVLRRAQQMRDLSPLTGLPGNFRIARELEARVRSGDAFAIVHADLDNFKAFNDHYGFMRGDSVIKFSAQTLLRAAEECGDPETFVGHVGGDDFVAVVDPNEAEEFCKLVIQAFDDGILDFYDTAEALQGYIEVADRRGERHAFPISSISMGVATNLRRKITSEWEASAVASEMKEYAKRQHGSSYQIDRRN; from the coding sequence ATGAAAGAGCGGGTCCTCGTCGTCGATGACGATCCCGACATCGTTCAGTTCGTCCGCATGAACCTCGAGCTCGAGGGCTTCGAGGCGGAGACTGCCGAGAACGGCAGGGTCGCCCTCGAGATGGCGAAAGCCCGCCCGCCCGACCTGATCCTCCTCGACGTCATGATGCCTGAGATGGACGGCCTCACCGTGCTGCGGCGACTCCGTAACTCCCCGGCGACCGCCAACGTCCCCGTCATCGTGCTCACGGCCAAAGCGCTCGCCGAGGACAGGGTGCGCGGCCTCGACCTCGGCGCCGACGACTACATCACGAAGCCCTTCGACCTCGAGGAGCTGCTGGCGAGGGTGCGCACCGTGCTGCGCCGCGCCCAGCAGATGCGCGACCTGTCACCCCTCACCGGCCTGCCCGGCAACTTCAGGATCGCCCGCGAGCTCGAGGCGAGAGTTCGTAGCGGGGACGCCTTCGCCATCGTCCATGCCGACCTCGACAACTTCAAGGCGTTCAACGACCACTACGGCTTCATGCGGGGCGACTCCGTCATCAAGTTCTCGGCACAAACGCTGCTACGGGCCGCCGAAGAGTGTGGCGACCCTGAGACCTTCGTCGGCCACGTGGGAGGGGACGACTTCGTGGCCGTGGTCGACCCCAACGAGGCCGAGGAGTTCTGCAAGCTCGTGATCCAGGCATTCGACGACGGGATCCTGGACTTCTACGACACGGCCGAGGCCCTCCAGGGCTACATCGAGGTCGCCGACAGGCGGGGAGAACGGCACGCCTTCCCCATCTCGTCGATCTCGATGGGCGTGGCGACGAACCTGCGACGCAAGATCACTTCGGAGTGGGAGGCATCGGCGGTCGCCTCCGAGATGAAGGAGTACGCCAAGCGGCAGCATGGCAGCTCGTACCAGATCGACCGCAGGAACTGA
- the pheS gene encoding phenylalanine--tRNA ligase subunit alpha gives MTNVTGRMDLQAFRARAVASIAATETLEGLAEVEEEFLGRDSDLAAARRSLGGMDPDERRDAGRAINETVQDLEGALAEKRAVLERVQRAGEMEDEALDVTVDRRRLPLGTLHLIQQVTDEVVDIFVGLGYRVAEGPEAELAWYNFDALNTPPDHPGRLESDTMYLDYGDPADEVLLRAHTSPIQARYMELHEPPVYIVAPGRAYRNDTIDASHLPVFHQIEGLAVDESIRFSDLKGTLAEFARQFFGAATEVRLRPHFFPFTEPSAELDVSCFNCDGGEAGCRVCKGRGWLEMLGCGMVDPNVFLAVGYDPSEVTGFAFGMGVERLAMVRHGIDSIRHFIDNDVRFLRQFAG, from the coding sequence ATGACTAACGTGACCGGCCGCATGGACCTGCAAGCCTTCCGGGCGCGTGCCGTCGCCTCCATCGCGGCCACCGAGACTCTGGAGGGGCTGGCCGAGGTCGAGGAAGAGTTCCTCGGTCGTGACTCCGACCTGGCGGCGGCGAGGCGTTCGCTCGGGGGCATGGACCCGGACGAGCGGCGTGATGCCGGGCGTGCCATCAACGAGACCGTCCAGGACCTCGAAGGCGCGCTCGCCGAGAAGCGGGCGGTCCTCGAACGGGTGCAGCGGGCCGGGGAGATGGAAGACGAGGCACTCGACGTCACCGTCGACCGCCGCAGACTTCCGCTCGGGACGCTCCATCTCATCCAACAGGTGACCGACGAGGTCGTCGACATCTTCGTCGGGCTCGGGTACCGCGTCGCCGAGGGCCCGGAAGCTGAGCTCGCCTGGTACAACTTCGACGCCCTCAACACGCCACCGGATCATCCGGGCAGGCTCGAATCGGACACGATGTACCTGGACTACGGCGACCCTGCGGACGAGGTGCTGCTGCGGGCGCACACCTCGCCGATCCAGGCTCGCTACATGGAGTTGCACGAGCCACCGGTCTACATCGTGGCGCCCGGCCGGGCGTACCGGAACGACACCATCGACGCCTCTCACCTGCCCGTCTTCCACCAGATCGAGGGCTTGGCCGTCGACGAGTCGATCCGGTTCTCCGACCTCAAGGGGACCCTGGCCGAGTTTGCACGTCAGTTCTTCGGTGCGGCGACCGAGGTCAGGCTGCGACCGCACTTCTTCCCGTTCACGGAACCATCCGCCGAGCTCGACGTGTCGTGCTTCAACTGCGACGGGGGAGAGGCAGGATGCCGGGTGTGCAAGGGAAGGGGATGGCTCGAGATGCTCGGCTGCGGGATGGTGGATCCGAACGTGTTCCTCGCGGTCGGGTACGACCCCTCCGAGGTCACCGGGTTCGCCTTCGGGATGGGGGTCGAGCGTCTGGCGATGGTGCGTCACGGCATCGACTCGATCAGGCACTTCATCGACAACGACGTCCGGTTCCTCCGGCAGTTCGCGGGGTAG
- a CDS encoding RNA methyltransferase, with product MSDPITSQRNPRIMYARGLARASVRRAEGRTLVEGPHALEAASGAGAEIVEVFALEDDPIPEALGLGDVTVRVNRHVLEAVATTGTPRSPIAIVTMQAPSSLEGRDTLVLYEVGDPGNAGTLLRTASAFGMQVATTPNTVDMWSPKVLRSAAGTHWTTAIVPLREPIEELRAAGLLLVASVVAGGLGPDEAFDGGRPVALLVGSEPHGLSASVAEACDRALTLGMSGDVESLNVAIAGSIAIYELGQRR from the coding sequence GTGTCCGATCCGATCACGTCACAACGCAATCCGCGAATCATGTACGCCAGGGGTCTGGCGCGTGCCTCCGTGCGCCGCGCCGAGGGAAGGACCCTCGTCGAGGGCCCGCACGCTCTCGAGGCGGCCTCCGGTGCCGGAGCAGAGATCGTTGAGGTGTTCGCCCTCGAAGACGACCCGATCCCGGAAGCCTTGGGCCTCGGTGACGTCACCGTCCGAGTGAACCGCCACGTCCTCGAGGCGGTGGCGACGACCGGGACGCCGCGCAGCCCGATCGCCATCGTCACGATGCAGGCGCCAAGCTCTCTCGAGGGACGTGACACCCTTGTCCTGTACGAGGTGGGCGACCCCGGGAACGCCGGCACACTGCTGCGCACCGCGTCCGCCTTCGGCATGCAGGTGGCGACCACGCCGAACACCGTCGACATGTGGTCCCCGAAGGTCTTGCGATCCGCCGCGGGCACCCACTGGACGACCGCCATCGTCCCGCTACGAGAGCCCATCGAAGAGCTGCGAGCGGCCGGGCTCCTCCTGGTTGCATCCGTCGTGGCGGGAGGTCTCGGACCGGATGAGGCGTTCGATGGCGGCCGGCCCGTCGCCCTCCTCGTCGGCAGCGAGCCCCACGGGCTCTCGGCTTCGGTGGCCGAGGCGTGCGATCGCGCCCTCACCCTCGGCATGTCGGGTGACGTCGAGAGCCTCAACGTGGCGATCGCAGGCTCGATCGCGATCTACGAGCTCGGCCAGAGGCGTTGA